DNA from Candidatus Nanopelagicales bacterium:
TTGGCGCAGTCGTGGGGCGTCTCTGGTGTCTTCAGGCCGAGTCTCGTGAGGATTTCGTCTCTTTCAACGCGACAGCCGGGTTGATCTGCGCACTGGTCACCGTGGGCGCAACCCCCTCACCGGGAAACGGCGGCTCTGGCTCCCCACGCTCCGGACCGGGGAAAACAACTTGACGTTTGTATGCCTGTACGGCGTACACTTCTGCCATGGCGACCACAAAGAACTCCCGCTTGGCGATGCGCCTCACCAACGATCAGGACACGGTGATCCGGCGAGCCGCCGATCTGGAGGGGCGCACGATCACGGAGTTTTCAATCGCCGCGATCGTCTCCCGCGCCCAGGATGTTCTGGCCGACCAGCGGGTGTTCGCTCTCGACCCCGCAGCATTCCGTGAGTTCCAAGCCGCACTGGACCGGCCGGTCAGTAACAAGCCGCGACTGGAGAAGCTGTTCGCCGACAGATCGGTGTTCGACGATTGAGCCGCTACACCGCACCCAGTCCGCTTTCCTCCGAGCACGAAACCGCTGAGTTCGACTGTGGGCAGCAGGTACTCGACGAGTGGCTGCGCAAGTACGCGCTGACCAACCAGAGCACCGGGTCGGCCCGCAGCTTCGTAGCTTGCCTGAGCGGCACCAACCGGGTCGTCGGGTTCTACGCCCTGTCGACAGGTGTCGTCATACGCAATGAGGCACCCGGCCGCATCGCGAAAGGTATGCCCGATCCGATCCCGGTCATCTTGCTGGGACGTCTCGCCGTCGACCGCGAGGAACACCACCACGGCCTTGGCAGCGGCATGCTCCGCGACGCGATCACCCGCGTTGTCTATGTGGCCGACACGGTTGGCGTGCGCGCGATCCTTGTTCACGCGATGAACGAGGAAGCGCGCGACTCCTATCTGCGCCACGACTTCGATCCCTCACCGATCCACGACGACCACCTGATGCTGCTCATGAAGGACGCAAAGCGCGTCGTGCGCGGCGTCGGCGGTGGATCGGTGGCCGAGTAACCCCCAAGAGCCACGGAGTCGCGCCAGGCGAGCCGCAGGCGTCTAGTCGCTGGACACTTGCAAAGTCTATCCGATAGACTTATTCTGTGAACGCACGCGAAGTGAACCGCAGAATCGAATCGCTCGGCGGAGTCGCGGTTAGCCAGCGCGGCTCTCATCGAAAGTATCGGGCGTCCCGCACGCTGCCCGACAATACGGTGATCACCGCGCAGACTGTCGTCGCGCAGCACCGCGGTGACATCGCGATCGGGACGCTGCGGGCGATGGAACGGCAGATGGAGCCAGTGTTCGGAAAGGGGTGGCTGCTGTGAGGACCTATCACGTCGTCGCCGTCAGAGAGGGCGACGCCTGGTCGGCGACCGTCGCTGATGCTGATGGCGCGATCACCTGGGGCAAGGGGCTGCGGCACCTTGAGAAGTATGTGCGAGAAGCGATCGCACTGGCCGAGGACATCGAGGACGAAGACTCCTTCGAGCTTGATTGGACATTCGTCACAGGAGATCCGGACATCGACGGCGAATCCGCGCGACTGCGGGCCAGGCGACGCGATGCCAAACAGTACGCCGACGCCGTGGCGGCTGAAACCGCATCGTTCGTGGGTGTGCTGCGTGCCCGGAACTTCTCTATTCGGGACGCTGCCAGGATCGCGGGAGTCAGCACCGCCCGTGCAGGGCAGATCGCTTCGGCGAACTGAAACCGTGATACCGGCGCCGATGGTCGCGTTGTTGCCGGCGTACTGGCGGGAGGGAAGTGGCGTTGATGTCCACGACCTGGCGCCGGCGCGGTCCGGCATTACCGGGATCACCGAGGACGCGCTCGAACGGTTGGTGATGGGCAACTGACCTGAGTCGCGTGGATTGATACGGGTGCTGCGAGAGTCCGGTCGCCGCTGGTGCGGCAGATTGGAATTCATGGTGAAGCGTCGTCGTAATACGCCTGAACAGATCATCCTGAAGCTGCGGCAGGCCGATCGGTTGCTGGCCGAGGGAAAGCCGGTTGCGGAGGTTGCCCGGTAGTTGGGTGTTTCGGAGCAGTCGTATCACCGGTGGCGCAACCAGTACGGCGGAGGGGAGGTCGACACGATCGCCAACAATGGCATTCAACACGGGGCTGCCGCACCCGGCGGAAGTCCTGACCGACCACCAAGAGGCAGCAACAGCTGCATGATCAACAATACGAGGACGTGTCCAAAGGCCTTGACACACTCCGGGCTGATTGTGGCGCCAACATTCCGAACACCCCACGTCACCATTGCCCACCGCGACCTGGACGAGCTACTTGCCCGGCTCAATCGATGCCCTCACCAGACCATCGAGAACCGTTACCGTGAGGAATAGAAGCACGAGGAGGAACCATGGTCGAGGAACTGGATATTGACCTACCTCTTGACTTGCAGACCGAGAATGAGTCCGGGTTGCCATACGCGCTATTGGCTCACGCCCGTCACCCCGAGCGGATTGCCGAAGGGGAATGGATCATCGTGGGCAGCCCCAACGTCAACGCGGTAGCCCGCGTCATTGAGGTCAGAAACGGCATTGTCGAAGTCGAACCCCTGCACGGCCCTGCCCGCAAATGGTTGCACCTGATTCACCGACCCGCCCGCACAGCCTG
Protein-coding regions in this window:
- a CDS encoding DUF1778 domain-containing protein, with amino-acid sequence MATTKNSRLAMRLTNDQDTVIRRAADLEGRTITEFSIAAIVSRAQDVLADQRVFALDPAAFREFQAALDRPVSNKPRLEKLFADRSVFDD
- a CDS encoding GNAT family N-acetyltransferase, which translates into the protein MSRYTAPSPLSSEHETAEFDCGQQVLDEWLRKYALTNQSTGSARSFVACLSGTNRVVGFYALSTGVVIRNEAPGRIAKGMPDPIPVILLGRLAVDREEHHHGLGSGMLRDAITRVVYVADTVGVRAILVHAMNEEARDSYLRHDFDPSPIHDDHLMLLMKDAKRVVRGVGGGSVAE
- a CDS encoding type II toxin-antitoxin system HicA family toxin; this translates as MNAREVNRRIESLGGVAVSQRGSHRKYRASRTLPDNTVITAQTVVAQHRGDIAIGTLRAMERQMEPVFGKGWLL